GTAGATGGAATCTTACAGATTGCAGCCTAAACAAATCCCAGGATTTTTCATCCACAACATTTGACAATTTCTCATAAAAAATTGATTACAACATTAATATCACTGTGTATAGGACCTGCTATTGCCTTTTTTCTGTATCAAATGCCTTTCTTTTCCTGAATGAGATGGTTTTTTAGTAAAAAGTCTGAAAATATGAAGGATTAATAGATGTTTACGACTTTTGCGAAGGATTTTGGATTGGAGTATATTTTGATATAATAATGACGCTTTCCAAAGGAAAATGTCCTTATCTAATACAATGGAATATTGATATGTGTTTGCGAGGGAACTGAACAAGTTGAAAAAGGTAAGACCTGACCTCTAGACCTGTGGCTAATACCGGCGTAAGAAAGCAATTTCTTACGCCATCTTTGCGTCTGAAAGAGCTTCCGAATTAATTGAAGTCTCTCATTTACACCCCTTGATAGATTACATAGATAGAGTTATCAAATGACAAATTGAATTGCCATACAGAAAAATAGACTTGCTCTGCGATTTTATTAGCCCTTAATAAAAAATCAACTTGACAATAATACAATGACAGTTTTGGTTACTTGGTCTTTAAAAATATTGAAGTCTAAGCCGTTGTGTGAAAATGCAGATTTTTCCTGTCTAAGAGCATCAATTAAAATGCAGCAAGTGTAAACTTTTTCAAATAAGTCATCTTGCGTTATGCCATTTTTATTTAATAGCTCTTTAATTTTTAAAAAATATTCATTTTCAAAATTGGAAAAATGACGATTGATATCAGTATCTTCTGATATCATCATTCTTAACTGAGCCAGAGCGTGACTGGTATCGGCATATAAGTCAATATAATAACAGATCCAATTTTCGACAAAACTAGCTAGTGAAAAAGGTTGTTGCAAACTTAATTTTTCAAGTAAATGGCCTGAAATATTTTCAAGATAATCGTGAAAAGCAGCAATGTATATTTGTTTCTTATCTTTAAAGTAACTATATAGCGCTCCTGTTGAGATACCAGCACGTTTGGCAATCTCAATTGTATTGGTTTTATAATATCCTTTTTCGCAAAAAAGGGCAAACCCGGCATCTAGTATTTTTTTCTTTGTTTCAATAGAACGTTTTTGAATGGGTTCTCTTACATCATTCATAATATCACCTCTTTTTTATTATACTTGGAACTTTAAATCAGGTCAATGAAATGTGAATCATTATTCGCATTTTGTTGACATCTATCAATGCGGGTACTATAATAATGTGAATAATCATTCGTATATAGGAAGAATAATGGATTTTTTAACACTGGCAAAACAACGCTGCACAACACGCGGCTTTACGGGAGCACAGATTCCAAAAGATGACTTAAATCAGATTTTATCGGCTGGACGTGTCGCCCCTACAGCCTGTAATAAACAACCACAAAGGATTATTGTTGTTCAAAGTGAAGAAAACATTTTAAAAATTAAAAAGGCTTATCAAACGTTTGG
This sequence is a window from Treponema brennaborense DSM 12168. Protein-coding genes within it:
- a CDS encoding TetR/AcrR family transcriptional regulator, with translation MNDVREPIQKRSIETKKKILDAGFALFCEKGYYKTNTIEIAKRAGISTGALYSYFKDKKQIYIAAFHDYLENISGHLLEKLSLQQPFSLASFVENWICYYIDLYADTSHALAQLRMMISEDTDINRHFSNFENEYFLKIKELLNKNGITQDDLFEKVYTCCILIDALRQEKSAFSHNGLDFNIFKDQVTKTVIVLLSS